Proteins from one Candidatus Desulfovibrio trichonymphae genomic window:
- the hypE gene encoding hydrogenase expression/formation protein HypE codes for MDTCLLLDAGSGGLASQRLTAQCFLRHFANPLLARLDDAALLRDVHAPIAVSTDSYTVTPLLFPGGSIGTLAVHGTVNDVSMLGARPQYISCGFILEEGLSLELLESLVQDMAGAAKEAGVLIVTGDTKVVPRGACDKMFINTTGIGSIFADPTPSGHNARVGDAVLVSGALGDHGLTIMGSREHLSFLSDVTSDSAPLNHMIAEVINAAGPVHVLRDPTRGGLAATLNEISEQSGVSMLLEEEAIPVHESVKSGCSFLGLDPLYLANEGKCICILPENRAEDALAAMRASPYGVEAARIGTVVGDKACRVTLQTRIGGRRILSMPEGVPLPRIC; via the coding sequence ATGGACACCTGCCTTCTGCTCGACGCCGGCAGCGGTGGTCTTGCTTCCCAACGTCTGACAGCCCAATGTTTTTTGCGGCATTTCGCCAATCCCCTGCTGGCGCGACTTGACGACGCGGCATTGCTGCGCGACGTGCATGCCCCGATCGCCGTGAGCACAGATTCCTACACAGTAACACCCCTGCTTTTCCCCGGCGGCAGCATAGGCACACTTGCCGTGCACGGCACGGTCAACGACGTTTCCATGCTCGGCGCGCGGCCGCAATACATAAGCTGCGGCTTTATTCTGGAAGAAGGCCTGTCGCTTGAACTGCTTGAGAGCCTCGTTCAGGACATGGCCGGTGCGGCAAAAGAAGCGGGCGTTCTGATTGTGACCGGCGACACCAAGGTGGTGCCGCGAGGGGCATGTGACAAAATGTTTATCAATACCACAGGCATAGGTTCAATTTTTGCCGACCCGACGCCATCCGGCCACAACGCCAGAGTCGGCGACGCAGTGCTTGTCAGCGGAGCTCTGGGCGATCATGGTTTGACAATTATGGGCAGCCGTGAACATCTTTCCTTTTTATCGGATGTCACTTCCGACTCGGCGCCGTTAAACCATATGATCGCTGAGGTCATCAATGCCGCCGGGCCGGTGCACGTTCTGCGCGACCCGACGCGGGGCGGACTTGCCGCCACGCTTAATGAAATATCGGAACAGTCCGGAGTGTCAATGCTGCTTGAGGAAGAGGCCATTCCAGTGCACGAGTCCGTCAAAAGCGGCTGTTCTTTTCTTGGACTTGATCCCCTGTATCTTGCCAATGAAGGCAAGTGTATCTGTATTCTGCCGGAAAATCGCGCCGAAGACGCGTTGGCGGCCATGCGCGCCTCTCCTTATGGAGTGGAAGCCGCGCGCATCGGCACTGTGGTCGGCGACAAGGCCTGTCGCGTGACGCTGCAAACGCGCATCGGCGGCAGACGTATTCTCTCCATGCCTGAGGGCGTGCCGTTGCCCAGAATCTGTTAA
- the hypD gene encoding hydrogenase formation protein HypD, with protein MTFETALHDPKLCRVLLARLTRALDGRSMRFMEVCGTHTVSIFQSGLRSLLPASITHLSGPGCPVCVTHDVDVAAFLELAGREKIVFATFGDLLRVPGPGGQTLKHAKAAGAHVEIVYSPLEVLTLAVSNPDNVIVFPGIGFETTAPAVAATLLTARQKKIKNFCVFSLHKLVPPALRTLLDEEGDNAANIEAFLLPGHVSTILGIAPYAFLADKHRIPGVVGGFEPADILLALCRMAEQLRDNAPAVVNAYPRAVNDAGNPKARALMEEVFITTDALWRGIGRIEQSGLAVRPDYADMDAAVRLGVRLVETPQQQPGCCCGDVLKGRIIPTTCPLFGEKCTPAVPVGPCMVSTEGSCAAYYKYLEH; from the coding sequence ATGACCTTTGAAACAGCCTTGCATGACCCCAAACTCTGCCGCGTTCTGCTCGCGCGCCTGACTCGCGCGCTTGACGGACGCTCCATGCGATTTATGGAAGTATGCGGCACACATACGGTGTCCATTTTTCAAAGCGGCCTGCGTTCTCTGTTGCCCGCATCCATCACCCATCTTTCCGGGCCGGGATGTCCTGTCTGTGTCACACATGACGTGGATGTGGCGGCATTTTTGGAATTGGCCGGCCGGGAAAAGATTGTTTTTGCCACATTCGGGGATTTGCTGCGTGTGCCCGGCCCCGGCGGCCAAACCCTCAAGCACGCCAAAGCCGCCGGCGCGCACGTAGAAATTGTCTATTCCCCCTTGGAAGTCCTGACTCTCGCCGTCAGTAATCCTGACAATGTGATTGTCTTTCCCGGCATAGGCTTTGAAACGACCGCGCCGGCCGTGGCGGCCACACTGCTGACCGCCCGTCAAAAAAAGATCAAAAATTTTTGCGTGTTTTCGCTGCACAAGCTGGTGCCACCAGCGCTACGCACCCTGCTGGACGAAGAGGGCGACAATGCCGCCAACATAGAAGCCTTCCTCCTGCCTGGGCACGTTTCCACCATTCTGGGCATTGCGCCGTATGCTTTTCTGGCGGACAAACACCGCATTCCCGGCGTGGTGGGCGGTTTTGAACCGGCGGACATCCTGCTGGCCCTTTGCCGCATGGCCGAACAATTGCGGGACAATGCCCCTGCTGTTGTCAACGCCTACCCCCGCGCAGTGAACGACGCTGGCAACCCGAAAGCGCGCGCGCTGATGGAAGAAGTTTTTATTACTACAGACGCCCTGTGGCGCGGCATAGGCCGTATTGAGCAAAGCGGCCTTGCCGTGCGGCCTGACTATGCTGATATGGACGCAGCCGTGCGTCTTGGCGTCCGCCTTGTGGAAACGCCTCAGCAACAGCCCGGCTGCTGTTGCGGCGATGTGCTCAAAGGCCGTATTATACCGACCACATGCCCGCTGTTCGGCGAAAAATGCACCCCGGCCGTGCCTGTAGGGCCCTGCATGGTTTCCACTGAAGGCAGTTGTGCAGCCTATTACAAGTATTTGGAGCACTGA
- a CDS encoding NAD-dependent epimerase/dehydratase family protein has protein sequence MNAYSVLCDTLQKKPSRWLVTGAAGFIGSNLLEHLLRLRQTVTGIDNFLTGYQKNLDMVRDLVGPDAWGRFTFIEGDIRDMDTCHAVCANVDHVLHEAALGSVPRSIDDPILSNSCNITGFINMLVAARDARVKSFVYAASSSTYGDSPELPKMEDVIGRPLSPYAVTKYVDELYADVFARCYGFAGTGLRYFNVFGQRQDSYSTYAAVIPQWFASLLKQEPVYVNGDGETSRDFCYIGNVVQANLLASFAGEENRNKIYNVAFGQRTTLNELFDLIREEVACHLPEAGTAVAEYRDFRAGDVRHSLADISRAKILLGYEPRYDVREGLRLAGDWYVANL, from the coding sequence ATGAACGCCTATTCCGTTTTGTGCGACACACTGCAAAAAAAACCCTCCCGCTGGCTTGTGACCGGCGCTGCAGGTTTTATCGGCTCCAACCTGCTGGAACATTTATTGCGGCTGAGGCAAACTGTGACAGGGATCGACAATTTCCTTACAGGATATCAAAAAAATCTCGACATGGTACGCGATCTTGTCGGCCCGGACGCCTGGGGGCGTTTCACTTTTATTGAAGGCGACATACGGGATATGGACACCTGCCACGCGGTCTGCGCGAACGTCGACCATGTGCTGCACGAGGCGGCCCTCGGTTCCGTGCCGCGTTCCATTGACGACCCCATCCTCTCCAACAGCTGCAATATCACCGGTTTTATAAACATGCTTGTTGCCGCGCGCGACGCACGCGTCAAGAGCTTTGTCTACGCGGCTTCCTCATCCACTTACGGCGATTCGCCGGAACTGCCCAAGATGGAAGACGTTATCGGCCGTCCGCTCTCTCCCTACGCTGTCACAAAGTATGTGGACGAGCTCTATGCGGACGTCTTTGCCCGCTGCTACGGCTTTGCCGGAACGGGTTTACGTTATTTCAACGTCTTCGGGCAACGGCAGGATTCCTACAGCACATATGCGGCCGTGATTCCGCAATGGTTCGCAAGCCTTCTCAAACAGGAACCCGTCTATGTGAACGGCGACGGGGAAACCAGCCGCGATTTCTGCTATATAGGTAACGTGGTGCAGGCCAATCTGCTGGCGAGCTTTGCCGGAGAAGAAAACCGCAATAAAATATATAATGTGGCCTTTGGACAGCGCACTACGCTTAACGAGCTTTTTGACCTGATACGGGAAGAAGTGGCCTGCCATCTGCCCGAGGCCGGCACCGCCGTTGCCGAGTACCGTGATTTTCGGGCAGGCGACGTGCGGCATTCCCTTGCAGATATAAGCCGCGCCAAAATCTTGCTCGGCTATGAACCGCGCTATGATGTCCGTGAAGGGCTACGGCTGGCCGGAGACTGGTATGTGGCAAATCTGTGA
- the tsaB gene encoding tRNA (adenosine(37)-N6)-threonylcarbamoyltransferase complex dimerization subunit type 1 TsaB, whose translation MCKLSTGLELVLNASENLLQIVVTDNETLLCFQEWNTPQKATEILAPALQEICAALRMRLRDFRRIACVRGPGSFTGIRLVLTTAAALRRASRARLAGLDYMQALATSATIGRQLLYGVPVCVLTHARRNLVHFRPFVSFGPQIPAQPTGQTTLCPPHDLVAEITAHAAVRQAYVCGSGLMRNAAVFETCGLPTGLCRMPELVSPSVDALRLLARHGDYFTNDIEPLYIRPCDALENLPLLAECQGMDSAVTTTTLKTMLRRPPQSEI comes from the coding sequence ATGTGCAAGCTTTCCACCGGCCTTGAACTTGTGCTGAACGCATCCGAGAATCTTTTGCAGATTGTCGTCACCGACAATGAGACGCTGCTCTGCTTCCAAGAGTGGAACACGCCGCAAAAGGCCACAGAAATTCTGGCACCCGCGCTGCAGGAGATTTGCGCCGCGCTACGTATGCGTCTACGAGATTTTCGACGCATCGCCTGCGTGCGCGGCCCCGGTTCTTTTACCGGCATACGCCTTGTTCTTACCACCGCAGCGGCGTTGCGCCGCGCAAGCCGCGCCCGACTGGCCGGGCTGGACTACATGCAGGCGCTTGCCACAAGTGCGACAATCGGCCGGCAGCTATTGTACGGCGTTCCTGTCTGTGTTCTCACTCACGCACGGCGCAATCTTGTCCACTTCAGGCCTTTTGTCTCTTTCGGGCCGCAGATCCCGGCCCAGCCGACAGGGCAAACAACGCTCTGCCCGCCGCATGACCTCGTTGCGGAAATCACTGCACATGCCGCCGTGCGACAGGCGTATGTCTGCGGTAGCGGACTTATGCGCAATGCGGCCGTTTTTGAAACATGCGGACTGCCGACCGGTCTGTGCCGCATGCCGGAACTTGTCAGCCCTTCAGTGGACGCTTTGCGCCTGCTCGCCCGGCACGGTGATTATTTCACGAATGATATCGAACCGTTATATATACGCCCCTGCGATGCGCTTGAGAACCTTCCCCTTCTGGCAGAATGCCAAGGCATGGACAGTGCTGTTACCACGACGACATTGAAAACTATGCTCAGACGCCCGCCGCAAAGTGAAATTTAG